The following proteins are co-located in the Flavobacterium sp. CECT 9288 genome:
- a CDS encoding carboxypeptidase-like regulatory domain-containing protein: protein MSIEITYTFDNQFQSSNCKSTQMNVKSANATIKKKSKFIPYLLLLSTIMFFQYSWSQNISVKIIDATTKEPIPYATINIDKKEHLISNAEGFFNLSETAIQDENTLTITYLGYKNLEVKVSQLSKLDYIIAMTPTIFELDDVQVNGEKPNPYSIMATVKANLSLNYSNTDNPIKDMLFVRKSTATNPQEIVVDVNKSTGFSKQALKQVNSDIQNFTNTLVKSPPKEYTDMLCNLFTHTIKKDSKSFVSHKMNVLKATVLKNEGSATSSEELKQIGIKTMLKHLDSTKYYRIKSGLFGSQDTISLRKDFNKKKTKNKKTDQSTLLTTTKYNLTQFIQNNNLGKSSEHDFINNPELYRYKFEGTTFTEDNDYAFVLSFSPKKGNAKFTGKLYINESDYAVLRAEYQLDEGEKLNNVNLKWLLGIKVAQNTKKGILMFRKKSENKNYYLHYASEENGNYFYVNRPLKFIEITKEDKDILSLDIKFEGNSLTKTEFLNLSHSLVTDADVAKVVENEFNIVALKSYDPKIWKGYHAIEPVAELKRFRVND from the coding sequence TTGAGTATTGAAATAACGTATACATTTGACAATCAATTTCAATCATCAAACTGTAAATCAACTCAAATGAACGTAAAATCTGCAAACGCAACCATCAAAAAAAAATCTAAATTCATACCATACCTGCTCTTGTTGAGTACGATTATGTTTTTTCAATATTCTTGGTCACAAAATATTTCAGTAAAAATAATTGATGCCACTACTAAAGAGCCCATACCTTACGCCACCATCAATATTGATAAAAAAGAACATTTGATCTCAAATGCCGAAGGTTTTTTTAACTTATCTGAAACTGCAATTCAAGACGAAAATACACTAACCATTACCTATCTAGGCTACAAAAATCTTGAAGTTAAAGTAAGTCAATTATCAAAACTAGATTACATAATAGCCATGACTCCTACTATTTTTGAATTAGATGATGTACAAGTAAATGGTGAAAAACCAAATCCTTATTCAATCATGGCTACCGTTAAAGCAAATCTTTCTTTGAATTACAGCAATACCGATAATCCCATCAAAGACATGCTATTTGTGCGAAAATCAACAGCGACCAATCCTCAGGAAATTGTAGTTGATGTAAATAAGTCTACAGGTTTTTCAAAACAAGCGCTCAAACAAGTAAATAGTGATATACAAAACTTCACAAATACCTTAGTTAAATCACCTCCAAAAGAGTACACAGACATGTTGTGTAATTTATTTACTCATACTATTAAAAAAGACAGTAAGTCATTTGTATCACATAAAATGAACGTTCTCAAAGCAACGGTTCTCAAAAATGAAGGAAGTGCAACCTCATCAGAAGAGTTGAAACAAATAGGCATAAAAACAATGCTAAAACACTTAGATTCTACTAAGTATTACCGCATTAAAAGTGGACTTTTTGGTTCCCAAGACACCATTTCATTGCGGAAAGATTTCAATAAAAAGAAAACAAAAAATAAAAAAACAGATCAAAGTACGCTGCTTACAACCACAAAATACAATTTAACACAATTCATCCAGAACAATAATTTAGGGAAATCTTCTGAGCATGATTTTATCAATAACCCAGAACTGTACCGTTACAAGTTTGAAGGAACTACTTTTACAGAGGATAACGATTATGCATTTGTACTTTCATTTTCACCAAAAAAAGGCAATGCAAAATTTACAGGTAAACTCTACATTAATGAGTCTGACTATGCCGTTCTTAGAGCTGAATACCAACTTGATGAGGGAGAGAAACTTAACAATGTTAATTTAAAATGGCTTTTAGGCATTAAAGTAGCTCAGAATACTAAAAAAGGAATTTTAATGTTTCGCAAAAAATCTGAAAACAAGAATTACTACTTGCATTATGCCTCTGAAGAAAATGGCAATTATTTTTATGTAAACCGACCTTTGAAATTTATTGAAATCACAAAAGAGGACAAAGACATTCTATCATTAGACATAAAATTTGAAGGCAACTCTTTAACTAAAACTGAATTTTTAAATCTATCACATTCCCTTGTAACAGATGCTGATGTTGCAAAAGTTGTTGAGAATGAATTCAACATTGTAGCCTTAAAATCATACGACCCTAAAATATGGAAAGGCTACCATGCAATTGAACCAGTAGCTGAATTAAAGCGATTTAGAGTAAACGATTAA
- a CDS encoding DUF6090 family protein gives MQEEVKKHTKKIYKTMTNKEHTLGEKSKEIIMEIFIIVFAVTLSIWLHSWSEHRHQQEEVAVFLGNLKNDIKNDIKNIDIEKKGYQNSNKGYEKILALTTLQLDSIYKSKNVVDFPIYSHGQIMSIGNYEGFKSSGKIGYIEDEKLKQKILNYYQIYLPAVNEVNKIYNDFLFKCFDKMIENADKPEEKMYADPKFKKTIEFLVKLGKNNIRVYDQNTKPEAYELIKEIDNELQK, from the coding sequence ATGCAAGAAGAAGTAAAAAAACACACCAAAAAAATTTACAAAACCATGACAAATAAAGAACACACTTTGGGAGAGAAATCAAAAGAAATCATAATGGAAATTTTCATAATTGTTTTTGCTGTAACACTTTCAATATGGTTACACAGTTGGAGTGAACACAGACATCAACAAGAAGAAGTAGCCGTGTTTCTTGGTAATTTAAAGAATGATATTAAGAATGACATAAAAAATATCGACATTGAAAAGAAAGGATACCAAAATTCAAACAAAGGCTATGAAAAAATTTTAGCACTAACTACTCTCCAACTTGACAGTATTTATAAGTCTAAAAATGTGGTTGATTTTCCAATTTATTCACATGGACAAATAATGAGTATTGGTAATTATGAAGGTTTTAAGTCAAGTGGCAAAATAGGCTACATTGAAGACGAAAAATTAAAACAGAAAATCTTAAATTATTACCAAATATATCTACCGGCAGTTAACGAAGTTAATAAAATTTATAATGATTTTCTGTTTAAGTGTTTTGACAAAATGATAGAAAATGCAGATAAGCCTGAAGAAAAAATGTATGCAGACCCAAAATTTAAAAAGACAATAGAATTTCTTGTCAAACTAGGTAAGAATAACATAAGGGTTTATGACCAAAACACAAAACCAGAGGCATATGAGCTTATTAAAGAAATTGACAATGAACTTCAAAAATAA
- a CDS encoding ABC-F family ATP-binding cassette domain-containing protein codes for MNYLSVENISKSFGERTLFKDISFGINKDQKIAFIAKNGSGKTTIMSIINGLEEADSGQVVLRKGIKMAFLSQNNNLQDELTIEESIFASDNETLKVIEAYEKALENPEDEEAYQKAFDGMDQHNAWDFETQYKQILFKLKLENFKLKVKNLSGGQKKRLSLAIILINRPDLLILDEPTNHLDLEMIEWLESYFAKENITLFMVTHDRFFLERVCNEIIELDNGKLYQYKGNYSYYLEKKEERIASENSSVDKAQNLFVKELEWMRRQPKARTTKSKSRQDDFYEIKEKAQSRRRENKVELEINMERMGSKIIELHKISKKFKDHVIMDNFSFDFQRGERIGIIGKNGTGKSTFLNLLTGTLPLDGGKVVVGETIKVGYYTQSGINPKPGQRVIDVIKEYGEFIPLMKGKLISASQLLERFLFDAKKQYDFVDRLSGGELKRLYLCTVLIQNPNFLILDEPTNDLDIVTLNVLESFLLDYPGCLLVVSHDRYFMDKIVDHLFIFRGNGVVEDFPGNYSDFRAYEDSADVAQKEENKAEKKDWKQNNPTGNLTFNEQKEFQKIEREIKDLEIQKVAIEQLFSDGKITDADIEKKGNELQNLIQKMELKEERWFELSAKMEG; via the coding sequence GTGAATTACCTTTCAGTAGAAAACATATCGAAATCATTTGGAGAAAGAACCTTGTTTAAAGACATTTCTTTCGGAATAAACAAAGACCAAAAAATAGCTTTCATTGCCAAAAACGGTTCTGGAAAAACCACGATCATGAGCATTATCAATGGTCTTGAAGAAGCAGATTCTGGCCAAGTTGTGCTTAGAAAAGGGATTAAAATGGCGTTTTTGTCCCAAAACAATAATTTACAAGACGAATTGACTATTGAAGAAAGCATTTTTGCCTCTGATAATGAAACGCTAAAAGTCATTGAAGCCTACGAAAAAGCATTGGAAAACCCCGAAGACGAAGAGGCGTACCAAAAAGCTTTTGATGGTATGGATCAGCATAATGCGTGGGATTTTGAAACACAATACAAGCAAATTTTGTTTAAATTGAAATTAGAAAATTTCAAGCTTAAAGTAAAAAACCTTTCGGGTGGACAAAAAAAACGTCTATCACTAGCCATCATTTTGATCAATCGTCCTGATTTGTTAATTCTTGATGAACCTACGAATCACTTGGATTTAGAAATGATTGAATGGCTCGAAAGTTACTTTGCCAAAGAAAATATTACCCTATTCATGGTGACGCACGACCGTTTTTTCTTAGAGCGTGTGTGTAATGAAATTATAGAACTAGACAACGGAAAATTATACCAATACAAAGGAAATTACTCGTATTATTTAGAGAAAAAAGAGGAACGAATTGCCTCAGAAAATTCTAGTGTTGATAAAGCACAGAATCTTTTTGTTAAAGAATTAGAATGGATGCGCCGTCAGCCAAAAGCGAGAACGACCAAATCAAAATCGCGTCAGGATGATTTTTATGAAATCAAAGAAAAAGCACAAAGCAGACGCCGTGAAAACAAAGTAGAGCTTGAAATTAACATGGAACGCATGGGAAGCAAGATTATTGAGCTTCACAAAATTTCTAAAAAATTCAAGGACCATGTAATCATGGATAACTTTAGTTTTGATTTTCAACGTGGTGAACGCATTGGAATCATTGGTAAAAACGGAACAGGAAAATCGACTTTCTTGAATTTATTGACTGGTACTTTACCACTTGATGGCGGAAAAGTAGTGGTGGGTGAAACCATAAAAGTAGGCTACTATACGCAAAGCGGAATCAACCCAAAACCAGGACAGCGCGTTATAGATGTCATTAAGGAATACGGGGAATTTATCCCTTTGATGAAAGGAAAATTGATTTCGGCATCACAATTATTAGAACGCTTTTTATTTGATGCCAAAAAACAATACGACTTTGTAGACCGATTGAGCGGTGGTGAGTTGAAACGTTTGTATCTGTGTACCGTTTTGATTCAGAATCCGAACTTTTTGATTCTGGATGAACCAACGAATGATTTGGACATTGTAACACTTAATGTATTAGAGAGTTTTTTACTAGATTATCCAGGTTGTCTTTTAGTGGTTTCTCACGATAGATACTTTATGGACAAAATTGTGGATCACTTATTCATTTTTAGAGGGAACGGTGTTGTGGAAGATTTTCCAGGAAACTACTCTGATTTTAGAGCCTATGAAGACAGTGCTGATGTTGCTCAAAAAGAGGAAAACAAAGCCGAAAAGAAAGACTGGAAACAAAACAATCCAACTGGAAATTTGACTTTTAATGAGCAAAAAGAATTCCAGAAAATAGAACGAGAAATAAAAGATTTAGAGATTCAAAAAGTAGCTATTGAGCAACTTTTTTCGGATGGGAAAATTACGGATGCTGATATTGAGAAAAAAGGAAATGAATTGCAAAACCTCATCCAAAAGATGGAACTTAAAGAAGAACGTTGGTTTGAATTAAGCGCCAAAATGGAAGGTTAA
- a CDS encoding NAD(P)/FAD-dependent oxidoreductase, with protein MNIPHSSLPRVVIIGGGFAGIALAKKLKNKKVQVVLLDKHNYHTFQPLLYQVATGGLEAGSIAYPIRKVIQEYDDFYFRLTNVQEIDTKNQKVIAEIGELNYDYLVIATGSKTNYFGNKEIERNSMAMKTIPQSLNIRSLILENFEQAVLTKDVSEQNSLINFVLVGGGPTGVELAGALAEMKKAILQKDYPDMDIAKMEINLIQSGDRILNTMSEASSQAAEKFLTSLGVRIWKNVRVTNYDGRTITTNSDLTFDTATVIWTAGVQGALVAGLDGKSLVEKVARIKVNEYSQVHGYQNIFAIGDIASMVSVAYPEGHPMMAQPALQQGEVLGTNIIRLLKKEPLESFEYNDKGSMATIGRNKAVVDLPKYHFNGVFAWFVWMFVHLFSLIGFKNKAVVFLNWVYNYIRFDREGRLIIRPYKKKSFTTFTSDEV; from the coding sequence ATGAACATACCTCATTCATCCTTACCCAGAGTGGTCATCATAGGTGGCGGATTTGCGGGAATAGCCTTGGCAAAAAAATTAAAGAATAAAAAAGTGCAAGTAGTATTACTGGACAAGCACAATTACCATACGTTTCAGCCCTTGTTGTATCAAGTGGCTACTGGCGGATTAGAGGCAGGGTCTATTGCATATCCCATTCGAAAAGTGATTCAGGAATATGATGATTTTTATTTTAGATTGACCAATGTTCAGGAAATTGACACCAAAAATCAAAAAGTAATTGCCGAAATTGGAGAATTAAACTATGATTATCTGGTTATTGCTACGGGTTCCAAAACGAATTATTTTGGAAATAAAGAAATAGAACGCAACAGTATGGCTATGAAAACCATACCGCAGTCACTCAATATTAGAAGTCTCATTTTAGAGAATTTTGAACAAGCAGTACTTACCAAAGATGTTTCGGAACAAAACAGTCTCATTAATTTTGTTTTGGTAGGAGGCGGACCAACAGGAGTAGAGCTTGCAGGTGCTCTTGCCGAGATGAAAAAAGCCATTCTCCAAAAAGATTATCCGGATATGGATATTGCTAAAATGGAAATAAACTTAATTCAAAGCGGTGATCGAATTTTAAATACCATGAGCGAAGCATCATCGCAAGCTGCTGAGAAATTTTTAACAAGTTTGGGAGTTAGGATTTGGAAAAACGTTCGTGTTACCAATTATGATGGACGTACCATTACAACCAATTCTGATTTGACTTTTGATACCGCTACCGTAATCTGGACTGCTGGAGTTCAAGGTGCATTAGTTGCCGGTTTAGATGGAAAATCATTGGTTGAAAAAGTAGCGCGAATCAAAGTCAATGAATACAGTCAGGTTCATGGCTATCAAAATATATTTGCTATTGGCGATATTGCGTCTATGGTATCAGTTGCCTATCCAGAAGGGCATCCTATGATGGCTCAACCTGCTTTACAACAAGGTGAAGTACTGGGCACTAATATAATACGATTACTTAAAAAGGAACCCTTGGAATCATTTGAATACAATGACAAAGGTTCTATGGCTACTATTGGCAGGAATAAAGCTGTGGTCGATTTGCCTAAATATCATTTTAATGGTGTCTTTGCATGGTTCGTTTGGATGTTTGTCCATTTGTTTTCGCTCATTGGTTTCAAGAACAAAGCCGTTGTATTCTTAAATTGGGTCTACAATTACATTCGTTTTGATCGTGAGGGTAGACTCATCATTAGACCGTATAAAAAGAAAAGCTTTACTACGTTTACCAGTGACGAGGTTTAA
- a CDS encoding choice-of-anchor L domain-containing protein — protein sequence MGCVEDLGAYSLTITLGPSITGLKIGYQFGSEEYPNYVGTVYDDAFVL from the coding sequence ATGGGGTGTGTTGAAGATCTTGGAGCTTATTCTCTTACGATTACTTTAGGACCTTCCATAACTGGTTTAAAGATAGGATATCAATTTGGTTCTGAAGAATATCCAAATTATGTAGGTACAGTTTATGATGATGCGTTTGTTTTATAA